The segment GCGATGGGTAGCTATGTTGAAGAGAACTCTCGAGCGTTCAAATACCAGATCGACCCAGATGACGGTAAGCCATACAAGAAGGTTTACGACCCTCGTAAGTGCCTCCGCGAAGGCGAAACCAATATGGTGACCCGTCTGCAAGAAGCTTTTGAAGATCTTGGTGCGGTTGGTAAATCTGCTGCTCAGTAGGCCGAACATGTCGACAATTGAAGAGAAACTACGCTCTGAGGTCCAGCAAACCCATTGGGATGCCTTGGCGATTCATGCGGAACGAGGTCGCTTAATTATGGTGACCCCGCAAATCGATTTGCTTGAGGCGGCGCTTGCGGTTGCGCAAGACCGCACCAAAGATGTTGAGACCTATCTCAGCGCTGGTTTGATTCATAAGCTGACCGAGGCGCAAATTGCAGTTCTCGATGCAGAAGATAATCCTAAATTCAACTTTGTGATTGTGCAGCCTTTTGTATTGGCCAGCCGACTCGAAGATACCACAGACGCTCTAAACTAAGGGAACGTGCGATGATGAAGGTTAAAGAGCTGATTGCTTGGCTACAAGAGAACGCCAATCCAGAAGACGATGTTGTTCTACTAGACGCATCGGATCCGGATAACCCACCAGAGGTATCTCCTTATCTGCATGACTCAAATCTTCTCTACGAAGAAGAGGATGCAACTGTCTTGGTTTGTTTTTTCGGTGAAGACATCGATGAAGATGACGTGGGCTGATTAAGGCTCTAGCGATTGATGGGGCGGCTTACCGAGCTGCATACTTATCGTAAAAGGTTCAACTCCAGACAGCTCTTCATTCATCTTATTGGTGAGTTCGAAGAGTGACCAACCACACCACCAGCAAATCCAGGCTTCAACGACGAGCAACCCTAAGCTTACCCGCGGATAGACTGCGGCCAACGCAAGGGTCCAGGGAAGCCAGAAGGCTGCTAGAACCGCGAGAATCAATATAGCAACCGCTCTAAAGGTCCGGACTGTGCTTAATTTCTCAGTTCGGTCCGCAGTAATGAAGATGTTGAGCCAGAGGCTTATCAGTCGACGAAGCGTGTAGCTGGATTGGCCGGAAAGTCTATCTTGGTGGTCCACTGAAATCATGTCCCAACTGGGATTTTCTTGGAATACAAGCCCGTCGATATAGGGGTTGGCGGGCGCATCGTGAACGATTTTCTGAACGAGGGTTTGCTTCATTATTTTGAAACTAGAGAGATAAACTTCGGGCGGTGTTCCAAGAATGAATTGCGACGTCTTCTGAGCCGCTAGACTGCCCAAGCGACGAAATAGACTGTGCTTGCGCTCTTTGTAGCCGCAGTAAACAACTTCGACATCGGCTGTTTGGGCGTGGTCGTAAAGCTGCTTGAGCGCTGCCGATGTGTTTTGGCCATCATCGTCCATGACAGCAACCCACGCTCCGTTGGCGTGATTCAGGCCGGCCAGAACCGCATTATGCTCACCATGATTACCATCGAGTTCAAGATAGCGTACTTGGGGTTTGAATTTATCTACCAGTCCACTGCAAGTTAGGGCTGAGTCGTCGGTTGAGCCGTCATTGACGAGAAGAATCTCAAGTTTTTTGTCAGGAAAAGTCTGGAGAATGCTTCGAACAACCCGCCCAACTGTCGCGGCACCGTTAAAAACGGGAATAACCACGGAGAGTTCCGTCGACAAAGCGACTTTTGGGTCTTCTCTTAGCTGCGCACTCATGGGTCCTTGTTATCATTGCACGTAGCGGGACTCCATTGTTACGATGTCTTTTCATGAGTGAATCGAGTGCAATAATAAGCCACTTACCGTTGCGGCTTTTGTATGAACTGGTCGGGCGCGTTTTCCCTGAAGACCCGCGTTTGGCTTGGCGTCTTTACGAGTATTTTCCACGCTACCGAAATGCTTGGGGAGAGTTGCGGAATCAGTGGAATCGTATGGTGGGCACCACCGCGGTGCACAAGGTGCAGGGGCTTATCATCGAGCCGACCAATATCTGTAATCTGCGCTGTAGCCATTGTACGCCTCAGAATAATGACTCAATGGCTCGTGGAATGATGTCGTTGGAGCTTTATAAAAGTATTTTAAACGGTCTGCCAGACTTGTCCGCGATTGTATTAACGTGGAACGGAGAGCCAATGGCTCACACCGGGATCTTCGATATGATTCGGGTGGCTCGAAGCCGAGGAATTCATGTGTGCATGTACACGAATGCCACGCTCCTTGATGCACGACGGCGCATGGCGCTGATTGAGGCAGATTTGTCTGAGTTGATAGTTTCCATGGAGGGGGTGGGAGCTGATTTTGAAAAGATTCGAGGTACCTCTTACGAGGCGGTAGCAAGTAATCTGAATTCTCTTTTAAAGCTGCGCCGTAATTCCAAATCAAATATGCGAATTCGTCTAAACGTCACGAAGGTAGACGGTTACGAGACAAAAAATGAAGCGGTTAAGAAGGAATGGGCTGACCGCGTAGATTTTATCAATTTTGAACCTCACATGGCCGTTACACAACAAGTTCGAACCAGTGCATGCCGAACGATGTTCCGCAGCGCTACGATAGCGTGGGATGGAACTGTGAGCCCTTGCTGTGTGGATATGGGTCAAACCATGACCTATGGCAAACTAGAAGTGGGCGACAATCCACTGGACATCATTAATGGTGATGCCGCTCATCAAATTCGCGAGGAACATTTGGCGGGGGCCTACTCTAAGATCTGTCTGAATTGCCCAGGGTTTTACGGCTAGTCAACTTAAGGCAGTTGGTTAAGGTCCCATAAGAGTGTGCCACCACTGTTCGAACCGAGAAGCTCAGTCTCATTCTGCGTCAAGTGTAAATTTCGAATACCTAGCCCGACGGGTACGGCTTTGACCAACTTGAGTGTTTGTCTATCAAAGACACGAATGGTCCCCGAGAGTGTGCAAGGTAAGTAAACCCGCTCTTGAGTTGCTGATACCATGGCCGCGCGTGCACCAAAGCCAGTGCGGTGACGTTTTAGGTGAGCGCCGCTACGAAGGTCAAAAACATCGAGACTCCACATTCCACTGATAAAGAGCAGGGCTGCGTTGTCGTCTACGGTGGCAGCCCAGCCTCCGCCATTGTTGTGAAGGAAGCGAGACCTTTCGTCTCCGTCTTCAAGGTTGAACTCTATCACCTCATCGCCAAAGTAGTGCTCTGAGATAAATATACTTTGCCGGTTCTGGGATAGAGGCCGGCCATCAAGTGTGAGGGACTCGTTATCAAGTGATTGTCCAAAGCGCTCAACCTGATGGGTTGCAGGCGAGTAGAATTGCGCCAGACTCGAGAATTCGTCCACAGCAAACAAGCGCCTGCTCCAGTTGTCCCAAGCGACGGTATGCCCAACGTTTGAACTGAATACGTGCTTATTTGAAACTTCTCCGCTTAGTTTTTTTACCACCATGGTCGAGCCGCCGTGCTTTTTCGCATCGAGCATCACGTCGGTCATTCCCACGATAATAGATTCCTCCAGGCAAATGGGTTGTTCGAGGCGACCAAAGAAATTGGGGGAGAAGGGAGCGTGCTTGGCGTAGAGAGTGGGCGGGCTATCATTGAAGTCAAACGCTTCAAGGGTTCCACCGCGACATTGTTCGTGGGCGAGCGCTTCGTTACGGTGACGTGGGAAAGCGCTGCATCGGGGAAAAGTCATCCAAACATGATTCGATGCAGGGTCTTCACAATACCCGTAGGCAGCACTCGAAGAGAGTAGGTAGGGTGAACCCGCTGGCGTAAATAAAAGGGGCTGCATGCTTGCAAAAACTTGGGTGATTGCAGCGCTCAGGAAAATCCAGGTGACCTTTCGTTCTAGAACTTGGGTCCGGATGCCACTTGCAATAAAGGACGCAAAAACAAGAAAGCAAACACCTGCGGCACTTGCTGCGTGTCCAGTGTTTTGATGTTCAAGATAGACAATCGAGCAGATTCCGCCGATTAAGTAGATTCCCCTTAGGGCGAGGGCCGGTCCATGCTTTGTTCCCCGAGCATTTCCTAAGAAGCAAAACGTAATCACACATTGTGTAAGAAATAGGTCGGGGTTCATGTCGAGCGTAGCATTGGCGGCCAGTAGGCCGAGGATTAGGATGCCATAGGACCAAGCGGGCAATTGCCCGTTGCGTTGGTTTTGTCGTCTTATCAATAAGAGGAGAAGAGTGATGGATACAGCGGTTATAAGGAGGACCACGGGATCCGCCAAGAGCTGAATTCCTGCGATGAGCAGTCCGAGACTTAAAGAAGAGAGCTGGGCAACAAAGCCA is part of the Deltaproteobacteria bacterium genome and harbors:
- a CDS encoding DUF2288 family protein, translated to MSTIEEKLRSEVQQTHWDALAIHAERGRLIMVTPQIDLLEAALAVAQDRTKDVETYLSAGLIHKLTEAQIAVLDAEDNPKFNFVIVQPFVLASRLEDTTDALN
- a CDS encoding radical SAM protein, with the translated sequence MSESSAIISHLPLRLLYELVGRVFPEDPRLAWRLYEYFPRYRNAWGELRNQWNRMVGTTAVHKVQGLIIEPTNICNLRCSHCTPQNNDSMARGMMSLELYKSILNGLPDLSAIVLTWNGEPMAHTGIFDMIRVARSRGIHVCMYTNATLLDARRRMALIEADLSELIVSMEGVGADFEKIRGTSYEAVASNLNSLLKLRRNSKSNMRIRLNVTKVDGYETKNEAVKKEWADRVDFINFEPHMAVTQQVRTSACRTMFRSATIAWDGTVSPCCVDMGQTMTYGKLEVGDNPLDIINGDAAHQIREEHLAGAYSKICLNCPGFYG
- a CDS encoding glycosyltransferase translates to MSAQLREDPKVALSTELSVVIPVFNGAATVGRVVRSILQTFPDKKLEILLVNDGSTDDSALTCSGLVDKFKPQVRYLELDGNHGEHNAVLAGLNHANGAWVAVMDDDGQNTSAALKQLYDHAQTADVEVVYCGYKERKHSLFRRLGSLAAQKTSQFILGTPPEVYLSSFKIMKQTLVQKIVHDAPANPYIDGLVFQENPSWDMISVDHQDRLSGQSSYTLRRLISLWLNIFITADRTEKLSTVRTFRAVAILILAVLAAFWLPWTLALAAVYPRVSLGLLVVEAWICWWCGWSLFELTNKMNEELSGVEPFTISMQLGKPPHQSLEP